CAAATAGAAAGATCTCGCTGTCTGCTGAAAATCACGTCAACAGCCGAGTAAGACAAAATAGGACCTGTTTCTCTTCAAGAAATAGCAATTCCCACACCAGCGCCTTTTACTGTGCAGGAAAAACAATCAGGAAAGCTAAAGATGTGGGTCAGCAGGAATCCTGTGCCCCTCAGTATTGCTATAGCAGCAGCCAGGGTGCTGGTGAGACAGAGACGTCACCCCTTGTGCTTGCTGCTACCATCTGCTCGGCCTCTTCTCGCTCTGTAAGCTCATTGTCTGGAGTTGGACGCCCCAAAAATGCAAGCTGAGCAGCAGGGCACAGCTTTCCCAATGTCAGCTGTCTGAGAGCCAGGACCTCAGGCTGGATCACTTTGGGGTAAACATCTGATCTAACTTCAGCAGAGGTTAATCCTGCTGCGAGCACAGAGGAGTTATGGAAGAGATGCACGTCTGTGTGAACTtggatggggacagggctatATAGGAAGCACAGCATCGCTGTTATCTCCCTTCCAAATCCCCTGCAAGGCTAAAGCCCAGTGCAGCATTGCAGGTGGTTGGGCAAAGCATGGGCCCACCTGCAGGTCCGCTGTGGTGGGAAGGTCCTCAGAGCAGAATGGAGGAACCCCTGGGTTGCTACAGGCTTTTTTCTGCAGTGCCaatgaaaaaaactccaaaacaaaaccaaaaccaaccctgTTGGTGCTGGCATTCAGGACTCTGCCTTCCTGCTGAGCTCGTGGCCAACACAGGTAGGCTGGAAAAGGTGGCCTTGCCCAACAGCATGCCTCTGTTCCAAGAAAACTTTGCTGTGTGAGCTGATTAGACATGGGATGGGTTTGGGTCACTCCTCAGAGGGGCTGATTTCTCCCACTGCCGCCTTCTCTAGGCACCTCAAACCTATTTTAGATCTCACCTTTATTCCCCTGTTGATTTTTCCATATCCAGGAGGACTGAAGTTGTCCCCTCCTTGGTCTCTCATAGTCCCCTCCTCTGCCGGCCTTGTCCCACAAGCACAAAAATGATGAACTTTCTCCAAGATAAGTGTCTCTCTGCATTTGCTCTACAGGTGAGTAAAAGCACTTGAAAtcctccctgcgatgctgttgctgctgcttctgcaggtCTCGGCGACCTGCCTCTGGCTGGGACGCAGTGAGGTGGTGACATCCTTTCAAGGTTCATGCCCTCAGTTTTTCTTCCGGCAAACCCCCCCAAATCAAGCCCTGGAACCGCAGAACCCAGCCTGGATCTGCCAGCGTTACGGGAACCAGTATTACTTTGCCACCCTGTACGACAGGACCCGGCGTATTCCCGTGTACTCCGCTTACGTATACAATCCCACACCTTGTCCGAGAACTAACCCATGGATGATTGAGCCCCAGGTGAGTGTCCTCTCCTACAGCGCGTCACCCTCCAGTCATTAAAAGATGAGCTGCAGCCTTTtagcaaatacttctttttcctcccaccccacccccccccacacatgCAAATGGACCCACTGGATGGGATTCGTCTCATCTAACTTCAAGCACCTTCAGCACACGAGTCCTCTGATGCATTTGAGACATCAGCAGGAGGATGAGATGAGTCATATCCTAAAGGTGTCCATATTTCTGCATTGACCTTACAGGAACATTATACTACATTACATTAATTGGCATTCCATTAAGTCCAAGTCCAGTCCGCTCCCTGTCCCATGCTGTGGTGGGGGACCAAACGATGGGGAAAAGACATCCAACTGCAGGTAAATTTGAGGGAccagctgtgctgggctctgaTCTCCACCCTGAGCTGTTTTGTGTCCTTGACATAGCTTATTTGCTCCCAAGTAAGAGTCAATTTGGCCTTGTAAGCGGCATGAGAGAAGTGAAACAGTCCAGGTGAAGGCACGCAGTGATGAGAGGGTTGGATTAACACAGTAAATTTGTTGAGTGACATTTCAGACAGTGAAAAGTGCGTAGGACCAGTACCAGTCAAGTCAGAAGTGCGTGATCTCCATCCACCTGTGTCGCCCCTTACCGCCGTTGCCTCTGGCTTGGTTCAGAAGGATCCACCAGACACACAGACCTCTGCAAGCTACAGGGCCCTCCCACACGTCCTTCTGACAAACTTCAGACCATCAGTAAAAGAGGCCGAGTGAATCATGGGACAGATGAAGAGGAAATTCAGGTCATTGCTAGGGACACAGTAGCAGCGGGGAATGTAGGTGAAAATGCGGCACAGGAGAAAGCCATATGACCTGTTCCAGAGGAAGGCTAAATACGTTTccctaaaaatgaaaagaaaggtgtCATAGGTATGAAAAACCCTTGTAATTCATAGGAACTCAGGCAACTAGTTTGGTGTTGCACTGCTGCAGCCTCCACGTTTAGAGGGGAcagaaacttctgttttcctcctggACCATGGACCCAGGGCACCTGAGAAATCTGTGGGtttgttaacatttttcagaGGTCTTTTGGCAGTATTTACGTTCCCCAGGTCTCTGGGCATTCTGAGCTCCTTGAAGAAGCCAATAATTTCTAACGTCTCTGCAGTGGTGGCACAGAAGGAACACACCTGTGCTCCCTGGCACAGATCAGCTCTGAGACACATTATTAGCACTGCAACAGCCGATCCCACTTGCATTGAGGTATTTTTGCTCACTCAGCAAAAAGCTTCATCCTCACAATGAACTACAGCCCTCCCAGGGAAAAATCACCTTGAGGACCAGTTTCCCAGCACATCTGCCATGAGATTAGAGGAGGCAAACACTGGTGTTTCAGGAGTGTGATACACCTGCACCAACCACACAAACTTCTTCCCGAGAGAGGGGTgaagcaggagaagggcagaagGGTCTGAGTCCTCCTCATCTCCTCCTGGTAGGGCTCCATGGCTCTTCTGCTCATCCTCATCTCACCCTGGCCACCTTCAAGGACTCCTTAAGACCTTCAAAGAGGATATCTGTGTGCTTGTTTTCCCTAAGCTTGTAAAACACAAGGCTGTTGTCAGATTGGATTAACAAAGGCATGAAAATCTTCCATGGAGACTGAGAGAGCTCTTGTGGAAATGGGGCTGAATGGAGCAAAGGCCAGGGCTGATGATAACATGCTTAGATGCAGGTGGGATGATTAGGGAGAGCCCTGTGCAGATGTGAGATgtggagaagggggaaagggaacCAGATGTGGCAGGGGAGGTGTCTCACCAGAGTCACCTTTCAAACCTGAGAGTGGAAAATGCTCATTCTCTCATGCGTCCACCCACATTCCCACTGCAGGCTGGGTTTCAAAGGTCACAACTCAAATTGACAGCAGTCAAAATctgagcttttaatttttattttttttaacttgtgtgCATCTGGGAGGAGCAGCTTTAGAATTGCACTCAGAGACTTCTGCTCCAGGGAAGCCTGATCCTTTACTCCCATCCCCAACACTAACACCTTTTCCTCTTCTTACCTGTCAAGCTGGTGGGTCTAAATTATCCCAAAACTATGGAAAAAACAAGTACCTTCTTAAAAGATTTCAACGTTACCTTAAAGCAACTCGGCGACAGCCAAGCTATCCTCAAAGACTACAGGGACCTGAAGGGTTTGCACCGTGGCCATTTGAACCCGTGTGGACATCACAACGACTCCAACAGCATGAACGCTACCTTCACCCTCACCAACATAGTCCCCcaggatgagaaactcaacattgGTGCCTGGAAAAACTATGAGCAGCAAACGATGAAGAATAAGACCCAGGACTGTAAGACCACCTACGTCGTCGTGGGCGCCGTGCCTGGGAACAACTATATTGCCAAGGGGAGGGTTAATAAACCCAGCTACATCTGGTCAAGTGCCTGCTGCGAGGTGGACAACAACCACAGGAAGGCTTGGGCGGTCATTGCCGAGAACGACAAGAATGCGGTCACGCTCCTCAcgctgggggggctggagaaCACGTTGACCCAACTCTACAGTGGGAACCAGGTTTCTCTGTTTGACAGCGCCTGTCCCCGGCAATAAGCCCCACTTCACATCCTGGGTGTAAAAGGCTCAGGAGCCTTCGCCGCTAGCAGCATCACCACGTGTCCTGTGCAGCGTCCGTCCTGCTTCCTTCTCTAGTTGTTTTCCAGCTCTGTCCCTCAGAGCACCTTCTCCTCTGATTAAAGGGAGAAAGAGGTCAGCAGAGCCTCCAGCTGGTTTACTCTCCAGGGCAGTTTACTGTCCAGGGCAAGGGAGTCCTCGCCCTGGCCACTGTGAGGGGCAGGTTGGATAACAGCCCATGGGCAAGGAAATCAGAGCTTGTTGCTGAGAGTAGAGgagctttgcttcttttttttccttttctccatgccCATATGCAGATGGtagttccttcctctccttgttAGATGTCACTGATAACGTGCTGTTGTCTTCCACCTCCTCAGGAAGGGTGTTGGTCTAGggtggctcaggttgcccagagaggttgtggagtctccatctctggagatactccaaaCGCAACTGGACTTAGTCCTGGACAACCTGCCCTAGCTGACCCTCCTTGAGCAGGGGTCTGGACTAGAGGACCTcgagaggtccctcccaacctcagcCATTTGGTGATGCTGTGATTTATGCTGGGGCCAGGAAAGCAAAGAGCCCAAGGATTGCTGAGAGTCTGTGAGGATTAGCCTAGAAATACGCTCTGACCAACACAGCCAATGACCGCAGCAAAGGataaagggagagaggaaagtggaaaggaggaagacaaCTAAGCACAGGAGGAACatcccagctctcctgaagtctgtAGACAGgtaaaagagggagaaggaaggcaaTAACCTACATTAATCACTAAGCTCTCTATCCCTGAGCTTACATGAAGACGTGCTTATGTAAATTTACTAgcaggtttttgtttgcttgcttttggaCCACGCACCTTGAGAGCAGGAGCTGAGGTATCAGACAACCAGGCTCAGGGATCAGATATATGGCAGGCTTTGACCAGCCATAGATAGATTTCTGCAACACGCTGGTTGGATTTCATTCTCTGCTCTACTTCTGAACCTTTTCTGCAGATATATGTACAACTGATTTTGTGAAATATATTCAATGGGTGCAAAAGATCAATGTATGCCACAGAGCTTAGTTTCTGAGtagttttcaaaataaactatttGCTCCAGCGCTGCATTGTAGGGTCACCTTACATGTGAATTGGAATTTGCTTCCCACTGGAATTTCCACTACTACTAATGCCCTAGTACCTATACATCCTTGCAGGAGGTAGGCTGTCCAAATCCCATCTGAAGATGCCGTAACACCTACAACAGTGTCACCATCCGACTCCAGTTACTTTTCCTATGAACGTGCATGAACAGAGTGGATCACGGTGCAAAGAGCTCATACAAACCGTCTCACTTACAGAGATACCAGCTTGAGCCTGAATGTCTCAGCTCAGGAGCTGCTCATCAGCCTACTCAGTCTCCTCTCACCCCACACAAATCTCTTTGGAGGCTGCACAGAAACATGGGGTGGGGCTCAGGTCCAAAATCAGATATTTCCATGCAAGTGTCTCCATGTCTGCTGGTTGTCTGAGCTCTGATTGCAGCCATCAGAAATCCAGGCATGGCTAAACTTCATAAATAGAGGCATCCTGGGCCACTTGAGATGCCCTGATATATGCAAGATATCCAGTGGGGCTGGCTGATCTGCTGCAGGATCGTCGGGGACACCTGCACCCATATGGGCCAGCAGCCAGAGGCCAGGCAAGTTCCCCAAGGGCATCTCTACTGGCTCTGGACACCCGAGCCCAGGCAACCAGATCCCACCGCAGACCAGTGGGCAGTGCCCTGTAGCATTATGGACTTCTGCTCCTGTTGTCTCCAGCTGCAATAGCATTTGCTTGTGCCAGCTGTGTTGCTCAGTGAGCTGGGACAATAATTTGCTTTTTAGGAGGACAAGATGGGAACATCACTCACAGCCCCCTTTGCTGGATAGCCCTTGCAGTCCCAGGTCCCCTACCCCAACGGGTTTTTGCTCCTTGGTTCAAATGCTGACACAGACAGTTGATGGGGTGAAACCGCCAGTGCTATTTCACATTGAGGGACCTCTGCAGACACCTCTAGGCTTGCTCATGGGGCTTCCTCTGACTCACTCAACCACCTCCTCACACCCGCTGGGGCTTGAAACCACACTCATCCTCGCCACTGCCCGTCccatgccctgccacccctgctttCCAGGCTCTGCTGGAATCTCCCACTCCCTGACCACCCCGGTGAGTCACCCCTCCGTCAGctccctgggctgtccccaggacCTCTTCCCCAGGCAGTACCCAGAAATGTTCTCCCCTCCACAGCAAGCGTGTAAAATACATAGGAAGCCAAAAAATTAAATGAGTCAGCTGGGAGGCTGCCTTCCAGCAGATATCAGAGGTGCCTCACACAGCACCCTAGCTTGTAGTTGAGCAGGGgggtgccccagccccacggcccccagctgcaggagcatCCTCCCAGGCAGCTTTTGTCTGTGATTTACTCTGGTTTCTGCTGCCCCTGGCTATGAATGGGGAATTGGGATACAGCCCTTCGGTGAGCCCATTGCTGGTCCATGCATGGGGCGTGTGCCCCTGGTGTGGTGGGACGTTCCTCTGTCCACTGGGAAGATACTCCTGCACTGAGATGGGAAGATAATTTCACAGTTTGCTCTCTGTCCATCTGTCTTTGGGGGGAGCTCTGGGCACTAGTGGGTGGCTGGCATTTtagagacaaaggaaaaaggattttgcCCAGGAGCTGTGAGGGGATGCTGGGAGCTAAAGGCCGTTAGCCCTGTGGCTCATTGCATCGCCCGCTGGGGTGGTTTGAACATGCACACAGCTCGCAGAGGGCCCTGCCACTTCCCTGCAAAGGGCTGGATCGTGGAGTTTGCTATAGCATTTTGCAAGAGTAAATACAATATGCTTGTTTGTAAAGCTCTCCAGGAGCGTCTCTGGCTGCCACGTGGGGAAGGCAGTCTGGGAGCACCTCGCTGGGGCTTTGCCATCTTCTGGGCAAGGGAGATGCCATCTCCATCTGCTGAGTCAGACACACTAAGCTGTTGGATTTGCCTGTCTCTTCCGTGGTGGCAGCAAAGGTACCATGTGTGGTTCTGAGCAAAACATGTGCTGTTTGTATCTCTCCCAAGCTGCCCTCCTAGCTGTTTGTCCAGGGGGAGTGCACATCTCTTGATCtcaccctgcagggacagggtttttttctggggaatGAGTCTCAAAGCCATAGAGGGTGTTTTCTGAGTCTCATAGGAGGTCCCATTGGGAATTTCCTGTCTTCACTTAAACATggatctataaaaaaaaaaaaaaatcattccactAACGTAAGTGCTTTATCTTGCCGGGAGCTATTAGAAGAGAGGAATGTTCAGtttattgaaaaacaaacaacctcTCTGTTTTCACATGTTATGCATTGCTGTTGCAAGGTCACCAAATAATCTGGAAATCCTGGAGACTTGAAAAACAATCCTTCTTGATTCTTCATCTAATATGTGAAATATTATTGTTGGCCAATTAAACGGAGGAACAATGACTCATAGATCTTTGCATCTCTGCAGCATCTTCTGTTCGATTTTTAGTGCCCTTTCTTgaatgatgaggggactggaacacctctcttatgaagcaagactgagggatttgggtctcttcagtctgcaaaaaagacaactgaggggggatcttatcaacacttataaacacttaaagggtgggtgtcaggaggatggggccaggctcttttcagtggtgcccagtgacaggagaacaggtaacgggcacaaacttgaacataggaagttccacctaaacatgaggaggaacttctttcctgtgagggtggcagagccttggcacaggctgcccagagagctggtggagtctccgtctctggagacattccaaacccccctggacgcgttcctgtgccacctgctctgggtgaccctgctccggcagggggctggactagatgatctccagaggtcccttccaaccctacgattctgtgattctgtgtgattctgtgaatcaaaGGGCTAAAATCATGGTCAGCAAGTCCTAGAGCAGAACCCTGTGTGGGATAGACAGAAGGGACCTGAATGTATGAACTAAAGGTTTGAGACTGCAGAAAAGTCTGTCAAGAGCTTATAAAAGGGGGGTGGCACCATCAAAACAACTGGGACATTGAACATGTTTACATAGAGTTAGCAAATGAGTagacagggaagagggaaaactTATGCCAGATCAGCCGTAAACTGGGCTTGGAGGAAACCTTCCACAGGAGGGAAAATGGAGATTACAGATCTGATGTGGAGGAATTAATAGGATTTTAAAccggggaagaggaaaaacatgtgTTAACATTGCACGTGCTGAGTTCATACTGAAAGGCTTTATGCTGTGTCTGTATGATTTTACATAACTCCTGGGATATTTTctgggaaggctttttttttttccacacgcCATAATGATATTAGTCAGATTAATATGGTCAGACCCAAGTTGCCAGGTCTCCTGCTATGAACTACTGTTTGCTTTCTAAGCATCATGTTGGCTTCTGTAAAGTACTTATAACGTAAATTTGCACTCTGTTTCTGACAAATTACGCAACCACATCTCTTCCACCGGTTGTGTTACCTGAATCTAATCTCTTTCTGAGTAACCTGCTCACATTTTCTTCGTTCAGTTAATGAAGACTTGTTTTAACAAATTGCTATGTGCATAAATGCTAAATAGTAATTTACTCCCGGGGCTTTGAGATCTTACTCTGAATGTTGGGAGCACTGGATCGGGACTGAGACTGGTTTACAAATTCACCTCAGTGCCTCCGTTTCAGATCCATAAAACGAAGatagaattattttcattttactctgCACTGTGAGTTAAGGCTAAAAAGGTGAGTATAAacctctttgttttgttgttttcctcttactCTGCCTTAGATCAGAACTTTACCAAGGATGAGGGAGGTTGAGCAGCAGAAAAACACTACAAATTGGAGGAAAGAGAAACCTCTGGTTTTGAGCAGAGCAAGCTGGAAAACAGGTCTACTCGTGCACAGGAAATTTTGTCACTTCAAAATATGGTTTCAGTCTGAATCAGAACAAAACCCCAAGAGTTTCCAAATTCCCCTTGAAATGGAAATTCTGAGAATTTCGGTCTGGAAACGCTGAAGCAGGGTGTTTCTGATACCCACCTCCAGCCCCGGGCCTGCTGAGTGAAATCAGCTT
Above is a window of Larus michahellis chromosome 1, bLarMic1.1, whole genome shotgun sequence DNA encoding:
- the LOC141737671 gene encoding endonuclease domain-containing 1 protein-like, translating into MLLLLLLQVSATCLWLGRSEVVTSFQGSCPQFFFRQTPPNQALEPQNPAWICQRYGNQYYFATLYDRTRRIPVYSAYVYNPTPCPRTNPWMIEPQLVGLNYPKTMEKTSTFLKDFNVTLKQLGDSQAILKDYRDLKGLHRGHLNPCGHHNDSNSMNATFTLTNIVPQDEKLNIGAWKNYEQQTMKNKTQDCKTTYVVVGAVPGNNYIAKGRVNKPSYIWSSACCEVDNNHRKAWAVIAENDKNAVTLLTLGGLENTLTQLYSGNQVSLFDSACPRQ